Proteins co-encoded in one Enterobacter sp. R4-368 genomic window:
- the rhaA gene encoding L-rhamnose isomerase, producing MTTQLEQAWDIAKQRFAAVGIDVEEALRQLDRLPVSMHCWQGDDVAGFENPEGSLTGGIQATGNYPGKARNATELRADLEQALSLIPGPKRLNLHAIYHEAETPVTRNEIKPEHFQNWVQWAKANNLGLDFNPSCFSHPLSADGFTLSHANDEIRQFWIDHVKASRRVSAYFGEQLGTPSVMNIWIPDGMKDVTVDRLAPRQRLLNALDEVISEKLNPAHHIDAVESKLFGIGAESYTVGSNEFYMGYATSRQTALCLDAGHFHPTEVISDKISAAMLYVPRLLLHVSRPVRWDSDHVVLLDDETQAIASEIIRHKLFDRVHIGLDFFDASINRIAAWVIGTRNMKKALLRALLEPVEQLRKLEADGDYTARLALLEEQKSLPWQAVWEMYCQRHDTPAGSQWLESVRAYEKDVLSKRG from the coding sequence ATGACCACTCAACTTGAACAAGCCTGGGACATTGCTAAACAGCGTTTCGCCGCTGTGGGGATTGATGTCGAGGAGGCGCTGCGCCAGCTCGACAGGCTGCCGGTTTCCATGCACTGCTGGCAGGGCGATGACGTTGCCGGTTTCGAAAACCCGGAAGGCAGCCTGACCGGCGGCATTCAGGCTACCGGCAATTATCCGGGCAAAGCGCGCAACGCCACGGAATTACGCGCCGATCTGGAACAAGCGCTGAGCCTGATCCCAGGTCCGAAACGCCTGAACCTGCATGCGATTTATCACGAAGCCGAAACGCCGGTCACGCGAAATGAAATCAAACCCGAACACTTCCAAAACTGGGTGCAGTGGGCAAAAGCCAACAATCTGGGGCTGGACTTCAACCCGTCCTGCTTCTCGCACCCGCTGAGCGCCGATGGCTTCACGCTTTCCCACGCTAACGACGAGATCCGTCAGTTCTGGATCGACCACGTGAAAGCCAGCCGCCGCGTTTCCGCTTATTTTGGCGAACAACTGGGTACACCGTCGGTAATGAATATCTGGATCCCGGACGGCATGAAAGATGTCACCGTTGACCGTCTTGCGCCGCGCCAGCGCCTGCTCAATGCGCTGGATGAGGTGATCAGCGAAAAACTGAACCCGGCGCACCATATCGACGCCGTGGAAAGTAAGTTATTCGGCATCGGTGCTGAGAGCTACACCGTCGGCTCCAACGAGTTCTATATGGGTTACGCCACCAGCCGCCAGACCGCGCTGTGCCTCGATGCCGGACACTTCCACCCAACGGAGGTTATCTCCGACAAAATCTCCGCCGCCATGCTCTATGTGCCGCGTCTGCTGCTGCATGTCAGCCGCCCGGTACGCTGGGACAGCGACCATGTGGTGCTGCTGGATGACGAAACCCAGGCCATCGCCAGCGAAATTATCCGCCACAAACTGTTCGATCGCGTCCATATCGGGCTCGACTTCTTCGACGCCTCCATCAACCGCATCGCCGCGTGGGTGATTGGTACGCGCAACATGAAAAAAGCGCTGCTGCGGGCGCTGCTCGAGCCGGTTGAACAACTGCGCAAACTGGAAGCGGACGGTGATTACACCGCGCGCCTGGCGCTGCTCGAAGAGCAGAAATCCCTGCCGTGGCAGGCGGTGTGGGAAATGTACTGCCAGCGCCACGATACGCCAGCCGGTAGCCAGTGGCTGGAAAGCGTGCGGGCCTATGAGAAAGACGTATTAAGCAAACGTGGCTAA
- the rhaB gene encoding rhamnulokinase yields MTFRHCVAVDLGASSGRVMLARYDRQNRTLSLREMHRFVNCLQKVDGFDCWDIDSLEAEIRLGLNKVCAEGIQPDSIGIDTWGVDYILVNREGQRVGLPIAYRDNRTDGVMHRALQNPGKADIYRRSGIQFLPFNTLYQLRALAEQQPHLLEQADHALLIPDYFSYRLTGNLNWEYTNATTTQLVNINTDNWDESLLNWAGVPARWFGTPSHPGNVIGNWICPQGNAIPVVAVASHDTASAVIAAPLENPDAAYLSSGTWSLMGFESKTPHTSDEALAANITNEGGAEGRYRVLKNIMGLWLLQRVLKEQNITDLPALIALTGQLPTCRCVINPNDDRFINPDNMSAEIQAACREAGQPVPQNAAELARCIFDSLALLYADVLSELAFLRGKPFTRLHIVGGGCQNQLLNQLCADACGLPVVAGPVEASTLGNIGVQLMTLDELSNVDDFRQLVTANHSLITFTPNPDNEIARYVARFQQKRQTKELCA; encoded by the coding sequence ATGACTTTTCGCCATTGTGTTGCGGTTGATTTAGGCGCCTCCAGCGGACGCGTCATGCTGGCGCGCTACGACCGCCAGAACCGCACGCTTTCGCTTCGCGAAATGCACCGTTTTGTAAACTGTCTGCAAAAAGTGGACGGCTTTGATTGCTGGGATATCGACAGCCTGGAAGCCGAAATCCGCCTCGGTCTGAATAAGGTGTGCGCCGAAGGCATACAGCCAGACAGCATCGGCATTGATACCTGGGGCGTCGATTACATCCTGGTTAATCGTGAAGGCCAGCGCGTCGGGCTGCCGATTGCCTACCGCGATAATCGCACCGATGGCGTGATGCACCGCGCGCTGCAAAACCCCGGCAAAGCCGATATCTATCGCCGCAGCGGCATTCAGTTTTTACCCTTCAACACCCTGTACCAGTTGCGCGCACTGGCAGAACAGCAACCGCACCTGCTCGAACAGGCCGACCACGCACTGCTGATCCCGGATTACTTCAGCTACCGCCTGACCGGCAATCTCAACTGGGAATACACCAACGCCACCACCACCCAACTGGTCAATATCAACACCGATAACTGGGATGAATCACTGCTGAACTGGGCAGGCGTTCCGGCTCGCTGGTTTGGCACGCCAAGCCATCCTGGCAACGTTATCGGCAACTGGATCTGCCCGCAGGGGAATGCCATTCCGGTCGTCGCTGTCGCCAGCCACGATACCGCCAGCGCGGTTATCGCCGCACCGCTGGAAAATCCCGACGCGGCGTATCTCTCTTCCGGCACCTGGTCACTGATGGGTTTTGAGAGCAAAACCCCGCACACCAGCGATGAGGCGCTCGCCGCCAATATCACCAACGAAGGCGGTGCCGAAGGCCGTTACCGGGTGCTGAAAAACATCATGGGGTTGTGGCTGCTGCAACGCGTGCTGAAAGAGCAAAACATCACCGATTTGCCGGCGTTAATCGCCCTCACCGGGCAGCTCCCTACCTGCCGCTGCGTGATTAACCCGAACGACGATCGCTTTATCAACCCGGACAACATGAGTGCCGAAATCCAGGCCGCCTGCCGGGAAGCGGGCCAACCCGTACCGCAAAACGCCGCCGAACTGGCGCGCTGCATCTTCGATAGCCTCGCGCTGTTGTATGCCGATGTGCTGAGCGAACTGGCTTTCCTGCGTGGTAAGCCGTTTACCCGCCTGCATATCGTCGGTGGCGGCTGCCAGAACCAGTTACTGAACCAGCTCTGCGCCGATGCCTGCGGGCTACCGGTGGTCGCCGGGCCGGTGGAAGCCTCGACGCTGGGCAATATTGGCGTGCAACTGATGACGCTGGATGAGTTAAGCAACGTCGATGACTTTCGCCAGCTGGTCACAGCTAACCACTCACTGATTACGTTTACCCCTAATCCTGATAATGAAATCGCCCGCTATGTCGCGCGCTTTCAGCAAAAACGACAGACAAAGGAGCTTTGCGCATGA
- the rhaS gene encoding HTH-type transcriptional activator RhaS, whose product MTVLHSVDFFPSGKSPVAIEPRLPQAAFPEHHHDFHEIVIVEHGTGIHVFNGQPYTISGGTVCFVRDHDRHLYEHTDNLCLTNVLYRSPDAFQFLAGLNQLLPQEQDGHYPSHWRVSQHTLGQVRGIISQMEEMGSEVATHDIANREILFMQLLVLLRKSSQQEDAGNSDARLNQLMLWLEDHFAEDICWESLAEQFSLSLRTLHRQLKQSTGMTPQRYLNRLRLIKARHMLRHSDESVTDIAFRCGFGDSNHFSTLFRREFDWSPRDIRQGRDTLLQ is encoded by the coding sequence ATGACCGTACTGCATAGCGTGGATTTTTTTCCGTCAGGTAAATCACCCGTTGCCATTGAACCGCGATTGCCCCAGGCCGCGTTTCCGGAACATCATCATGATTTTCATGAAATTGTGATTGTTGAACACGGTACGGGGATTCATGTGTTCAATGGTCAGCCGTACACCATCAGCGGCGGCACGGTCTGTTTTGTGCGCGATCATGACCGCCATTTGTATGAACATACCGATAATCTCTGCTTGACCAATGTGCTGTACCGCTCGCCGGATGCGTTCCAGTTCCTTGCCGGGTTGAACCAGTTGCTGCCGCAGGAGCAGGATGGGCATTACCCGTCGCACTGGCGGGTAAGCCAGCACACGCTGGGGCAGGTGCGCGGCATCATTAGCCAGATGGAAGAGATGGGTAGTGAAGTGGCAACGCATGACATTGCCAACCGCGAGATCCTGTTTATGCAGTTGCTGGTGTTATTGCGTAAAAGCAGCCAGCAGGAAGATGCGGGCAACAGCGATGCGCGGCTGAACCAGCTTATGCTGTGGCTGGAAGATCACTTCGCGGAGGACATTTGCTGGGAGTCGCTGGCAGAACAGTTCAGCTTGTCGTTGCGTACGCTGCATCGTCAGCTTAAACAGTCCACCGGCATGACGCCGCAGCGCTATTTAAACCGCCTGCGGTTGATTAAAGCGCGCCATATGTTACGCCACAGCGACGAGAGCGTGACGGATATCGCTTTTCGCTGCGGGTTCGGCGACAGTAACCACTTTTCGACGCTGTTTCGCCGCGAGTTTGACTGGTCACCGCGCGATATCCGCCAGGGGCGCGACACGCTGCTTCAGTAA
- the rhaR gene encoding HTH-type transcriptional activator RhaR, with translation MAGELILRKADFFPRAGQAVVVADRYPQNVFAEHTHEFCELVMVWRGNGLHVLNDRPYRITRGDLFYIRAEDCHSYASVNDLVLQNIIYCPDRLTLNLDWAAHIPGLNGAPSNPHWRIGSSGMAQARQVITQLEHESAKDDPLANLMAETLFAQLVMTLKRHRFATDNLAATHSETLLDKLITALSGSLNRSFVLEHFCEQEQCSERALRQQFRTQTGMTINHYLRQLRICHAQFLLQHSEQMISEIAMQCGFEDSNYFSVVFSREVGMTPGQWRHRSRVAA, from the coding sequence GTGGCTGGTGAGTTAATTCTTCGTAAAGCAGACTTTTTTCCGCGCGCCGGACAGGCGGTCGTGGTGGCCGATCGCTACCCGCAAAATGTCTTTGCTGAACATACGCATGAGTTCTGCGAACTGGTGATGGTGTGGCGCGGCAATGGGTTGCATGTGCTTAATGACCGGCCTTACCGCATTACGCGCGGCGATCTGTTTTATATCCGCGCCGAAGATTGCCACTCTTACGCCTCGGTTAATGACCTGGTGTTGCAGAACATTATCTACTGCCCGGACCGGCTGACGCTGAATCTCGACTGGGCGGCGCATATTCCGGGGCTTAACGGCGCGCCGTCCAACCCGCACTGGCGCATTGGTAGCAGCGGCATGGCGCAGGCGCGGCAGGTGATTACGCAACTGGAACATGAGAGCGCGAAGGACGATCCGCTGGCCAATCTGATGGCGGAAACCCTGTTTGCTCAACTGGTGATGACCCTAAAACGCCACCGTTTCGCCACCGATAACCTTGCCGCGACCCACAGCGAAACGCTGCTGGATAAGCTCATCACCGCGCTTTCCGGCAGCCTGAATCGCAGCTTTGTACTGGAGCATTTTTGTGAACAGGAACAGTGCAGCGAGCGGGCGCTGCGCCAGCAGTTTCGTACTCAAACCGGGATGACCATCAACCACTATTTGCGCCAGTTGCGCATTTGCCACGCCCAATTTTTGTTGCAGCACTCCGAGCAGATGATCAGTGAAATCGCCATGCAGTGTGGCTTTGAGGACAGTAACTACTTTTCGGTGGTATTTAGCCGTGAGGTAGGGATGACGCCAGGTCAGTGGCGTCATCGTAGCCGGGTTGCTGCCTGA
- the rhaT gene encoding L-rhamnose/proton symporter RhaT yields the protein MSNAITMGIFWHLIGAASAACFYAPFKKVRKWSWETMWSIGGIVSWLILPWTISALLLPDFWAYFSSFSTSTLLPVFLFGAMWGIGNINYGLTMRYLGMSMGIGIAIGITLIVGTLMTPILNGHFDVLINTEGGRMTLLGVLVALIGVGIVTRAGQLKERKMGIKAEEFNLKKGLALAVMCGVFSAGMSFAMNAAKPMHDAAAALGIDPLYTALPSYVVIMGGGALVNLSFCFIRLAKVKDLSLKADFSLAKGLLISNILLSALGGLMWYLQFFFYAWGHASIPGQYDYISWMLHMSFYVLCGGLVGLVLKEWKNAGRQPVSVLSLGCVVIIVAANIVGLGMAS from the coding sequence ATGAGTAACGCGATTACGATGGGTATTTTTTGGCATTTGATAGGTGCGGCCAGTGCAGCCTGTTTCTATGCCCCGTTTAAAAAGGTAAGAAAGTGGTCCTGGGAAACGATGTGGTCAATCGGCGGCATCGTCTCGTGGTTGATCCTTCCCTGGACTATCAGCGCGCTGTTATTGCCTGATTTTTGGGCTTATTTCAGTTCGTTTAGCACCTCAACGCTGCTGCCGGTGTTTCTTTTCGGCGCAATGTGGGGCATCGGTAACATCAACTATGGCCTGACTATGCGCTACTTAGGCATGTCGATGGGTATTGGCATCGCCATTGGTATTACGCTGATTGTCGGAACATTGATGACGCCAATCCTCAACGGCCACTTCGATGTGCTGATCAACACCGAAGGCGGGCGAATGACCTTGCTGGGTGTGCTGGTGGCGCTGATTGGTGTTGGCATTGTTACCCGCGCCGGTCAGTTGAAAGAGCGCAAAATGGGCATCAAAGCCGAAGAGTTCAACCTGAAAAAAGGGTTAGCGCTGGCAGTGATGTGCGGCGTGTTCTCTGCCGGGATGTCTTTTGCGATGAACGCCGCCAAACCGATGCACGACGCCGCTGCCGCGCTGGGTATCGATCCGCTCTATACCGCATTGCCAAGCTACGTGGTGATCATGGGCGGTGGTGCGCTGGTGAACCTGAGCTTCTGCTTTATCCGGCTGGCAAAAGTGAAAGATCTGTCGCTAAAAGCCGACTTCTCGCTGGCAAAAGGGCTGCTTATCAGCAATATCCTGCTTTCGGCACTGGGTGGCCTGATGTGGTATCTGCAATTCTTCTTCTACGCCTGGGGTCACGCCAGCATTCCGGGGCAGTATGACTACATTAGCTGGATGCTGCATATGAGCTTCTATGTGCTGTGCGGCGGGCTGGTCGGTCTGGTGCTGAAAGAGTGGAAGAATGCCGGACGGCAACCGGTGAGTGTGCTGAGTCTCGGCTGCGTGGTGATCATTGTCGCGGCCAATATCGTCGGCCTCGGCATGGCGAGCTAA
- the sodA gene encoding superoxide dismutase [Mn] — MSYTLPALPYAYDALEPHFDKQTMEIHHTKHHQTYVNNANAALESLPEFASLPVEELITKLDQLPADKKTVLRNNAGGHANHSLFWKGLKKGTTLQGDLKAAIERDFGSVDNFKAEFEKAAATRFGSGWAWLVLKGDKLAVVSTANQDSPLMGEAISGASGFPILGLDVWEHAYYLKFQNRRPDYIKEFWNVVNWDEAAARFAAKK, encoded by the coding sequence ATGAGCTATACACTGCCCGCTCTGCCGTATGCATACGATGCCCTCGAACCGCATTTCGACAAGCAGACGATGGAAATCCATCACACTAAACATCACCAGACTTACGTGAACAACGCAAACGCCGCGCTGGAAAGCCTGCCGGAGTTCGCGAGCCTGCCGGTTGAAGAGCTGATCACCAAACTGGACCAGCTGCCAGCCGACAAAAAAACCGTACTGCGTAACAACGCAGGCGGCCACGCTAACCACAGCCTGTTCTGGAAAGGCCTGAAAAAAGGCACCACCTTGCAGGGCGATCTGAAAGCCGCTATCGAGCGTGATTTCGGTTCCGTGGACAATTTCAAAGCGGAATTCGAAAAAGCAGCGGCGACTCGCTTTGGTTCCGGCTGGGCATGGCTGGTGCTGAAAGGCGACAAACTGGCTGTGGTTTCTACCGCTAACCAGGATTCCCCGCTGATGGGTGAAGCGATCTCTGGCGCGTCCGGTTTCCCGATTCTGGGCCTGGATGTGTGGGAACACGCTTACTACCTGAAATTCCAGAACCGCCGCCCGGACTACATTAAAGAGTTCTGGAACGTGGTGAACTGGGACGAAGCTGCTGCGCGTTTCGCTGCGAAAAAATAA
- the kdgT gene encoding 2-keto-3-deoxygluconate transporter: MQIKRAIEKIPGGMMLVPLFIGALCHTFAPGAGKYFGSFTNGMITGTVPILAVWFFCMGASIKLSATGTVLRKSGTLVVTKIVIAWVVAAIASRLIPEHGVEAGFFAGLSTLALVASMDMTNGGLYASIMQQYGTKEEAGAFVLMSLESGPLMTMIILGTAGIASFEPHVFVGAVLPFLVGFALGNLDPELREFFSKAVQTLIPFFAFALGNTIDLSVIAQTGLLGILLGVAVIVITGIPLIIADKLIGGGDGTAGLAASSSAGAAVATPVLIAEMVPDFKAMAPAATALVATSVIVTSILVPILTSVWSRKVKGAEADMSLRNTVK; the protein is encoded by the coding sequence ATGCAAATCAAGCGTGCAATAGAGAAAATCCCTGGCGGGATGATGTTGGTTCCATTGTTCATCGGTGCTCTGTGCCACACTTTTGCGCCCGGCGCAGGGAAATACTTCGGTTCATTCACTAACGGCATGATTACCGGCACGGTGCCGATCCTTGCGGTGTGGTTTTTTTGCATGGGCGCGTCGATCAAACTGAGCGCGACCGGTACGGTGCTGCGTAAATCCGGCACGCTGGTGGTGACGAAAATCGTGATCGCCTGGGTGGTGGCGGCTATCGCGTCGCGGTTGATTCCGGAACATGGCGTGGAAGCGGGTTTTTTTGCCGGCTTATCGACGCTGGCGCTGGTGGCATCGATGGATATGACCAACGGCGGGTTGTACGCCTCCATCATGCAGCAGTACGGCACCAAAGAGGAGGCCGGGGCATTTGTGCTGATGTCGCTGGAATCCGGCCCATTGATGACGATGATTATTCTCGGCACAGCCGGTATCGCTTCTTTTGAACCGCATGTGTTTGTTGGTGCGGTGCTGCCATTCCTCGTGGGGTTTGCGCTGGGTAATCTCGACCCGGAACTGCGCGAGTTCTTCAGCAAGGCGGTGCAGACGTTGATTCCGTTCTTCGCTTTCGCGCTTGGCAACACCATCGATTTAAGCGTGATTGCGCAAACCGGGCTGCTGGGGATTTTGCTGGGCGTCGCGGTGATTGTGATCACCGGGATCCCGCTGATTATTGCCGACAAACTGATTGGCGGCGGTGACGGAACAGCGGGTCTGGCGGCTTCCAGTTCGGCTGGTGCTGCGGTGGCAACGCCGGTGCTGATTGCTGAAATGGTGCCGGACTTCAAAGCGATGGCGCCAGCGGCGACGGCGCTGGTGGCGACATCGGTGATCGTTACCTCGATCCTGGTGCCGATTTTGACGTCTGTCTGGTCACGAAAAGTGAAAGGGGCGGAAGCGGACATGTCGCTACGCAACACCGTGAAATAA
- a CDS encoding dihydrodipicolinate synthase family protein gives MTQTTPFSGVWCPSITPMDSESNIDLNGLKQHLTRLTAAKIDVVLLMGSIGEFASFTLDERIMLIREARGMSPISMVANVSSTCFNDILWMADEAYRTGYEAVMVLPPYYYGQTSNQLLSYFRALGKAISGKWFAYNFPARTGCDLTPELVAALAAEFPDFAGIKDTVDCQSHTRNMILATKNVRDDFAVLCGYDEYFIPTLLAGGAGVISGLNNVMPELFVKAREAWRQSDLATLHQVQQEIGKFMAIYSIGDDFVTTIKTVVARKFGYCTPVARNFGGALTEDQCNIIDTVFAIR, from the coding sequence GTGACGCAAACAACCCCTTTTTCCGGCGTCTGGTGTCCTTCCATCACGCCGATGGACAGTGAAAGCAACATCGATCTCAATGGATTAAAACAGCATCTTACCCGCCTGACGGCGGCGAAAATCGACGTGGTATTGCTAATGGGCAGTATCGGCGAGTTCGCCTCTTTCACACTGGATGAACGAATAATGTTGATTCGTGAAGCGCGCGGAATGTCGCCCATTTCGATGGTGGCTAACGTCTCTTCCACCTGTTTTAACGACATCCTGTGGATGGCTGATGAAGCCTACCGCACCGGCTATGAAGCCGTGATGGTGCTGCCGCCTTATTACTATGGGCAAACCAGCAACCAGCTTTTAAGCTACTTTCGCGCGCTGGGCAAAGCGATCAGCGGCAAATGGTTTGCCTATAACTTCCCGGCGCGCACCGGCTGTGATTTAACACCCGAGCTGGTCGCGGCGCTGGCCGCCGAATTCCCCGATTTTGCCGGCATTAAAGACACCGTTGATTGCCAGTCGCACACCCGCAATATGATTCTGGCAACCAAAAACGTGCGCGATGATTTCGCAGTGTTGTGCGGTTACGACGAGTATTTCATTCCTACTTTGCTGGCGGGCGGCGCTGGCGTGATTTCAGGCTTAAACAACGTGATGCCGGAGCTGTTTGTTAAAGCGCGGGAGGCGTGGCGACAAAGTGATTTGGCAACGCTGCATCAGGTGCAGCAAGAGATCGGCAAATTTATGGCCATCTACAGCATCGGCGACGATTTTGTTACCACCATCAAAACCGTGGTAGCGCGCAAGTTTGGTTACTGCACCCCCGTCGCCCGTAACTTCGGCGGTGCCCTCACTGAAGATCAGTGCAACATTATCGACACCGTTTTTGCTATCCGCTAA
- the yiiM gene encoding 6-hydroxyaminopurine reductase yields MQHPVEVFVGKIRDYQGSRPSAIAKLQVEGELTLTETGIAGDEQAEKSYHGGTDRALCHYPREHYAHWAQMFPQQAALFCAPAFGENLSTSGLTEKNVFIGDIFRWGDALIQVTQPRSPCFKLNFHFGISDMSTQMQSSGRTGWLYRVIAGGNVSAEAPLELVSRVSDVSVYDAAAIAWFQPFDDEQYHRLLSAAGLSASWTRTMQKRRLSGKIEDNSRRLLGK; encoded by the coding sequence ATGCAACATCCGGTTGAAGTATTTGTAGGAAAAATAAGGGATTATCAGGGCAGCCGACCGAGCGCCATCGCAAAATTGCAGGTTGAAGGCGAACTCACGCTAACCGAAACCGGTATCGCCGGGGACGAGCAGGCGGAGAAAAGTTACCACGGCGGGACAGATCGCGCGTTGTGCCACTACCCGCGAGAACACTATGCTCACTGGGCGCAGATGTTTCCGCAGCAGGCGGCCTTATTTTGCGCGCCCGCATTTGGCGAGAATCTTTCCACCAGCGGTCTGACAGAAAAAAACGTCTTTATCGGCGATATTTTTCGCTGGGGCGACGCGCTGATCCAGGTGACGCAACCGCGTTCGCCCTGTTTCAAACTCAATTTCCACTTTGGCATCAGCGACATGTCAACGCAGATGCAGTCCAGCGGCCGTACTGGCTGGCTTTATCGGGTGATTGCGGGCGGCAATGTATCGGCGGAAGCGCCGCTGGAGCTGGTTTCACGTGTGAGCGATGTCAGCGTCTATGACGCGGCGGCGATAGCCTGGTTTCAGCCGTTTGATGATGAGCAATATCATCGCTTGCTGTCGGCCGCCGGGTTGTCGGCGAGCTGGACACGTACGATGCAAAAGCGGCGTTTGAGCGGCAAGATTGAAGATAATTCACGCAGGTTGTTGGGGAAATAA
- the cpxA gene encoding envelope stress sensor histidine kinase CpxA has translation MIGSLTARIFAIFWLTLALVLMLVLMVPKLDSRQMTELLDSEQRQGVMIEQHVEAELSNDPPNDLMWWRRLFRAIDKWAPPGQRLLLVTSEGRVIGAERNEMQIIRNFIGQADNSDHPQKKKYGRVEMVGPFSVRDGEDNYQLYLIRPASSSQSDFINLLFDRPLLLLIVTMLISSPLLLWLAWSLAKPARKLKNAADEVAQGNLRQHPELESGPQEFLAAGASFNQMVTALERMMTAQQRLLSDISHELRTPLTRLQLGTALLRRRSGESKELERIETEAQRLDSMINDLLVMSRNQQKNALVSETVKANQMWNEVLDNAAFEAEQMGKSLTVNFPPGPWPLYGNPSALESAVENIVRNALRYSHSKIEVSFAVDKDGITINVDDDGPGVSPEDREQIFRPFYRTDEARDRESGGTGLGLAIVETAIQQHRGWVKADDSPLGGLRLTIWLPLYKRV, from the coding sequence ATGATAGGAAGTTTGACCGCCCGCATCTTTGCCATTTTCTGGTTAACGCTGGCGCTGGTATTGATGCTGGTGTTGATGGTGCCGAAGCTGGACTCCCGTCAGATGACGGAGTTGCTGGACAGCGAGCAGCGCCAGGGCGTGATGATTGAACAGCATGTTGAAGCGGAACTGTCGAACGACCCGCCGAACGACCTGATGTGGTGGCGCAGGCTTTTCCGCGCCATCGACAAATGGGCGCCGCCGGGTCAACGTCTGCTGCTGGTGACCAGCGAAGGGCGCGTCATTGGCGCCGAACGCAACGAGATGCAGATCATCCGTAACTTCATCGGCCAGGCGGACAACTCCGACCATCCGCAGAAGAAAAAATATGGCCGGGTCGAAATGGTAGGGCCCTTCTCCGTGCGTGACGGGGAAGACAATTACCAGCTCTATCTGATTCGTCCCGCCAGCAGTTCGCAATCTGACTTTATCAACCTGTTGTTTGACCGCCCGTTATTGTTGCTGATTGTCACCATGCTGATCAGCTCGCCGCTGCTGTTGTGGCTGGCGTGGAGCCTGGCGAAACCGGCGCGTAAGTTGAAAAATGCGGCGGATGAAGTGGCGCAAGGCAACTTGCGGCAGCATCCGGAACTGGAATCCGGGCCGCAGGAGTTTCTGGCCGCCGGCGCCAGTTTCAACCAGATGGTGACGGCGCTCGAACGCATGATGACCGCGCAGCAGCGCCTGCTTTCCGACATCTCGCACGAACTGCGTACACCGCTCACACGCTTACAGCTCGGCACCGCACTGCTGCGTCGCCGCAGCGGCGAAAGCAAAGAGCTGGAACGCATTGAAACTGAAGCGCAGCGGCTGGACAGCATGATCAACGATCTGCTGGTCATGTCGCGCAATCAGCAGAAAAACGCGCTGGTCAGCGAAACGGTGAAAGCCAATCAAATGTGGAATGAGGTGCTGGATAACGCAGCGTTTGAAGCGGAGCAGATGGGTAAATCCCTGACCGTCAACTTCCCGCCGGGCCCGTGGCCGCTGTACGGTAACCCGAGCGCGCTGGAAAGTGCGGTCGAAAACATCGTGCGCAATGCGCTGCGCTACTCACACAGCAAAATCGAAGTCAGTTTCGCGGTGGATAAAGACGGCATCACCATTAACGTGGACGATGACGGCCCCGGCGTCAGCCCGGAAGACAGGGAACAGATTTTCCGCCCGTTCTACCGTACCGACGAAGCGCGCGATCGCGAGTCCGGCGGCACGGGCCTTGGCCTGGCGATTGTCGAAACCGCTATTCAGCAGCATCGCGGCTGGGTAAAAGCAGACGACAGCCCGCTCGGCGGGTTACGCCTGACGATATGGCTGCCGTTATATAAACGCGTTTAA